ttcgttaaggttcgaatctcatgactaccgttaaggtttgatttgggttttacaccaatacgtattctattctgttaaaccaccaaaaacactcccaactacacccttacaatcaaacaaactattaaatcatcagaagatccagaataataaagtacatgcttaattatcgggaaaagtagaatcaagaagtttgttaactcaatcctgcatgatgattagtgagttattcttcttttctaaactctttctcaccgtttgtgagtgttaactattttacaatactccaaattcatttttccaagattataataccagtgattaagttgatgtaatcaccaaattacagccagtatgtggggtattgtgcacagtattattattattgtttccttcacattaggtgggcgaacctaaatgtgacatacgtcattcattggggcagccaatggtgatatgaccacagtcacagatccggtcgagtgacaaatactgtgggtagttggttgatatcagaaacatgcgtaaaagatcttaaacACTGTGAATTATcataaaatgtgtcattttcagtaactagaataattcactcagtatttcccgctgacaaaatctttttaaaacacgtttcaggtaattacagtagattggagtaaggattggatccggcactaaaagacttcaagaagtggcttattttattaattaaatcaacttaagaaatattgttttcatcaaaagctacctttgtaaaacatggaatttattccatcttatgaaataaaatccggtgtttctaaactctgatattttcctaactcacggtcctgatgaaatttccgctgcaatgtttttcaaaataatcaccggtaccactggactgctcgcggcttccgattccggccaggatggggtcgggggtcgtgacaattactctacaaatgtatattgtaaagtaattttgattttgtacggtaattatcaaattactctacaagtgtatcaaaattaccctgcatcaaaattattctacaaatgtataaaaattactctacaagtttatcaaacaacatacaattcaaaattactctacaaaatcatttgtatagtaattatgatactctacaaaattaccttacaagatcaaaattaccatacaagatcatttgtagagtaattatgtactctacaagattaaaattaccctacaagaacattttacaaaattactctacaagatcaaaattaacCTAGAAGATCATTTGTAAAGTAAAtctgataattactctacgagtaaataattacgaaatgCCAGcgcattttttttttactttttcgtgctattcgtacgttttgtatgatAAGGGTATTTGTATTTAATCTTTTGtcgtcaaatataatacatttttgtgcttatttttatggacGTTTTTAGTTGGTCTACAtcttgacgtaaattttgttttgAAACGAATCGGGccaatataatacattttcattaTACTTATTAAATTCGAATTACTTTAAGTTTCATGAGTCAtgttaaacataatatattttcgtgtttatttttCTGAACGTTTTCCATTGATCTACCCTTTGATCGTTaagaaattacaaaaaaaaaaaaaatcagtacGTTCAAATCACATTAAAAAAACGGACCCCACAACACAGGGAATCAATTCTACTTAGGTTAGGGGGGTTAACAAACATAAGGGGgaaagtaaataataaaaaaacattaaaaactttTGTGAGATAAACATATACGAACGaaaacgaacatattaccgaacgttaaCAAACGCAGTTGAACAAACAAGACTTTTTCCGTGTTCATTCATTTAATTAATTGAAAGAAATTTTCCGGTCGTGTTCATTCGTTAACTTAACAAACAAGACTTTTTTAGGCATATCATGACtttgattttttaggttttctttTATTGTTGCTATAGCGAATGTCAATGCAGTAACAAACCGTATCTATAACGACCAGATTCCGGTAGCGTTGTAAGTGAAAGTCTCAGTAGTTATACCTTGCATTTATGAAACTAAAGTAAAAGAATTAACAATTAATagacattaaaattaaaatgaGTTCTATATTAAAGAACGTTGTGTGTAAAATCAACAGTTTGACTACCAGTCAACAAACCAAATGCGTACTCTGTTTATACACTGCCGAACCTACTGCTCAAATATTGCAAATTCTCAGATCACACGCCATGGCCGCCTCGGCCAAATTCATCGTGCTCGTGAAATATTCGACTCTTTACACCAAAAAACCATCGTTTCATGGAACTCAATTGTCGCCTGTTACTTCAACAACAACCAACCTTATGAAGCCCGCCAACTGTTCGACGAAATGCCTGAACGAACCACTGTTTCTTTTAACGGTTTGATTTCTGGGTATGTGAAAAATGGGATGTTAAAGGAAGCCCGGTGTGTGTTCGACGAAATGCCTGAGAGAAATGTAGTGTCCTGGACTGCTATGATTAGAGGGTATGTGGAACAGGGTTTGGTTTCTGAGGCGGAATCGCTTTTCTGGCAGATGCCGGAACGGAATGTGGTGTCGTGGACGGTGATGTTGGGTGGACTTATTAAAGAGAATGAGGTCGATAAGGCTCGTCGGCTTTTTGATGCTATGCCGGTTAAAGATGTGGTTGCTAAGACTAGTATGGTTGGTGGGTATTGTCAGGCGGGTCGGTTAACTGAAGCGCGCGAGCTTTTTGATGAAATGGATGAAAAGAATGTGGTTACGTGGACGACGATGATTTCTGGTTATGTTCAAAACCAGCGTGTCGATGTTGCGAGGAAACTTTTCGAGGTGATGCCGGACAAAAACGAGGTGTCGTGGACCGCAATGCTGATGGGATATACGCAGAGTGGACGAATGGAAGAGGCTATGGAGCTTTTTAACGCCATGCCTTACAAGTCTGTTGTTGCGTGTAACGCGATGATACTTGGGTTGGGCCAGAACGGGGATGTCGGTAAAGCGAGGAAGATATTCGATCAGACGAGGGAGAAAGATGTTGCAACATGGAGTGCGATGATAAAGACTTATGAAAGAAAAGGGTTTGAATTGGAAGCGTTGAGTTTATTTACGTTGATGCAGACACAAGGAGTTAGACCGAACTTTCCTTGTTTGATTAGTGCCCTTTCGGTTTGTTCCAGCTTGGCGAGTCTTGATCACGGAAGAGAGATTCATGCGCAGTTAGTCAAAGCTTTGTTCGATACGGATGTGTATGTCGGTTCGGTGTTGATCACGATGTACGTGAAGTGTGGTGATTTGGTTAAAGCGAAGAGCGTATTCGATAGATCTCCGACTAAAGATATTGTTATGTGGAATTCCATCATTACGGGTTACGCGCAACATGGTTTAGGAGAAGACGCGTTAGAAATGTTCGGGAAACTGTGTTCTCTAGGCATTGCGGCAGATGACGTTACCTTCGTAGGCGTTCTCTCAGCTTGTAGCTACACCGGAAAGATCGAAGAGGGGCGTGAAATGTTTGAGTTAATGAAGTCAAAGTATTTGGTTGACCCGAAAACCGTTCATTACGCATGCATGGTGGATCTTCTCGGTCGTGGTGGTCGGTTACAAGAGGCAATGGATTTGATTAAGAAGATGCCAATGGAAGCAGATGCGATCATATGGGGTTCGTTAATGGGCGCGTGTCGAACGCACATGAATCTCGAGATGGCTGAAGTGGCAGCGAAGAAGCTTTTACAGCTCGAGCCGTGGAACTCCGGACCGTACATCTTGCTCTCGAACATATACGCGTCGAAAGGTAAATGGGCTGCGGTGGCAGAACTCCGCAAAACAATGAGATCGCAGGACGTGAAGAAAACGCCTGGTTGTAGCTGGATAGTGATTGATAACGAAGTGCACATGTTCAGAGGTGGGGAAAGCAGGCCCCACCGTGAACAGTCGTTGATTGTCGGGATGCTGGAATACTTACGGGGTTTATTAACGGAAGCTGGTTACGCTCCTGATGGAAGTTTCGTGCTGCATGATGTGGATGAGGAGGAGAAGGTGCATAGCTTGGGGTATCATAGTGAGAAACTGGCGGTGGCGTATGGGCTGTTGAAGGTGCCGGAAAAGATGCCGATTCGGATAATGAAAAATCTTAGGGTTTGTGGGGATTGTCATTCTGCGATTAAGTTGATATCGCAGGTGACGGGTAGGGAGATTATTGTGAGAGATGCGAATAGGTTTCACCATTTTAAAGATGGGTTATGTTCTTGTAGGGATTATTGGTAACAAATATAAATATAGTTATTGTGAGAGATGCGAATAGGTTTCACCAAATGATTTAATTTACAAGTCGCGAATTAGTGACgacgaggaggaggaggaggtagTCAGCGgtgtggtggtggccggtgggtTGTGCGGGTTGCAACTTGCACCGATAGGTAAGGAGTAATGTTTTTGTGTCTTACACAAATGGCCCCTCAATTTAACATACAGAATATTATATAAATGGTCTCTCTAATtatataagggtattttagtcattttacactgatttaacagaaaaattaaCGGTGGTTAGCCTTAATACTCAAATGTGTTATCAGGGTTGTACTGCAACAGTGCTTCTAATCTGCGCTGATGGTCCTGACAACTACTTTGCTGCAAATATTGGGGATTCAGCCTATAATATCTCAAATTATGTCACACGTTTTCGTTGTGAATTTATTTTTGTTGTGTTTAGAATCGGCCTTTTTGCTTATGTCTAAGCGTTGCCTACTGAAGGATTATATTGTTAGTTGTTGAGCGCTGGATGCAATCGTACTGCAGTGTTGAAGGAAACAAGTTAAGATGTCGGAAGACTATGGTGTATCCAGTTATACCGAAAGACTGCGGATGGCAGCAGCTGGTGAAACACGACTATGATGTGCCGCATATAGGACTCACATGGTGGAAAAATGATGCGGCCCCTCTTCGTCACTTGAACAACATTGTGGCCCCCACGACGGCTCTTTTCCGATAACCAGAAGGTCCCCATTCCTGCGTGTATTTTCAAACGGAAGCCAAAAATGGTACAACAGTTTTAAAACGTTATAGAAGGATGACCAGCCAATACATAAGAAAAGAGAGACTAAAACAACCAGAGGGATTGTAGCGTTCTTGGACGAAGGTGGTTGAGATGATTGGCAAcaacttattttattttgaatacaactttgttttcaataaccatctttaatttttttaaatacaagaaaatatcaATAATTTTATAGCAACtaactaacaaaaaaaaaagatttagtAAACATAAACGTAGAATACtaaaaagaaaattaaatatCTAGTCTTCATCGTCGTTAGGTAGTCGAAGTGCGTAATTTTATTCTGCTGAAGTTACGGATGCAGCACGTGCAAAAGTCTCGGTACTGGTACCAAAAGTACCAAAATCAATACAATATTGGTAGTGCAAAAGTACTTAATAAAAAGATCGAAACCAACTCATATCGAAACGTGAAACACTAAAAATGAATACATCATACAGGTATAATCACCGATGTTCGGTCGGTATTAGTTCGGTATGGTATCGGTACACAGTTAAAAATTTTCATCCCTAATTTACGATACCAAAAAGTattttattttgaatatatctacgtttaataaaatttatatcagattgttgattttttttttcaaaatagtTTTTGTTTAGATCTTTTTTAAAGTTAATGAATGCAAATCATTAGAGAAAAAACAAGGTAGGGATAATAATTAAAATACTATTAAAAACATGACTTACTAAAtaccctagtaagttactacacattttttgTAAATTCtcaagttcatgaaatagagAAATTAGTGCATGTTGTTGATAATTGTGTTGAAatttattgttgttgatgatttaaaagaaaataaacacatgttttgaaaacatgggaaacctcaaaaattttgacacttagaaaaatatataagttttgagaaacttattccctaaaaatgtataccaaggtatttaccaaggtttccctaatttttgagttaagaaacgatgatttcgtcaaggttaaaaattgacattaagtatgtatatttttgagaaaaatatatatattattttatcaccaaactttgtgctaagtgtatgtagtatgtattatacgtgctagtgtattaggacttaaaaatacactaaatactcttgagaagtaaaaacacaaaaatacacatacaacatacttagacaaatacaagaaaatatatttgtgaaaatatattagttgatagaataaataacttggacaagttatggacataaaatgaagttttgaacaaagatacataattcgggtgcaaagtgcaaaatacaagatacttatattaatttttgagaaaataatataagtaagatgcatagttgaaaatataaaatatttttaacacaacaatatat
This genomic stretch from Helianthus annuus cultivar XRQ/B chromosome 8, HanXRQr2.0-SUNRISE, whole genome shotgun sequence harbors:
- the LOC110873402 gene encoding pentatricopeptide repeat-containing protein At1g56690, mitochondrial, whose protein sequence is MRTLFIHCRTYCSNIANSQITRHGRLGQIHRAREIFDSLHQKTIVSWNSIVACYFNNNQPYEARQLFDEMPERTTVSFNGLISGYVKNGMLKEARCVFDEMPERNVVSWTAMIRGYVEQGLVSEAESLFWQMPERNVVSWTVMLGGLIKENEVDKARRLFDAMPVKDVVAKTSMVGGYCQAGRLTEARELFDEMDEKNVVTWTTMISGYVQNQRVDVARKLFEVMPDKNEVSWTAMLMGYTQSGRMEEAMELFNAMPYKSVVACNAMILGLGQNGDVGKARKIFDQTREKDVATWSAMIKTYERKGFELEALSLFTLMQTQGVRPNFPCLISALSVCSSLASLDHGREIHAQLVKALFDTDVYVGSVLITMYVKCGDLVKAKSVFDRSPTKDIVMWNSIITGYAQHGLGEDALEMFGKLCSLGIAADDVTFVGVLSACSYTGKIEEGREMFELMKSKYLVDPKTVHYACMVDLLGRGGRLQEAMDLIKKMPMEADAIIWGSLMGACRTHMNLEMAEVAAKKLLQLEPWNSGPYILLSNIYASKGKWAAVAELRKTMRSQDVKKTPGCSWIVIDNEVHMFRGGESRPHREQSLIVGMLEYLRGLLTEAGYAPDGSFVLHDVDEEEKVHSLGYHSEKLAVAYGLLKVPEKMPIRIMKNLRVCGDCHSAIKLISQVTGREIIVRDANRFHHFKDGLCSCRDYW